A genome region from Myroides fluvii includes the following:
- the rlmH gene encoding 23S rRNA (pseudouridine(1915)-N(3))-methyltransferase RlmH — MNIKLLAIGKTDNKELQTLMNDYMKRLSFYVKFDMEIIADIKNAKNLSEAQQKQKEGELILSKIGPTDFLVLLDEKGKEFTSVDFADELQKRMNAGIKTLVFVIGGPYGFSEEVYKNAKGKISLSKMTFSHQMIRLFIIEQLYRGFTILRNEPYHHQ, encoded by the coding sequence ATGAATATCAAACTACTGGCTATCGGCAAAACAGATAATAAGGAATTACAAACCCTAATGAATGACTACATGAAGCGTTTGTCTTTTTACGTCAAATTTGACATGGAGATTATCGCTGATATCAAAAATGCTAAAAATCTATCCGAAGCCCAGCAAAAACAAAAAGAAGGTGAATTGATTTTAAGTAAAATTGGCCCTACTGATTTTTTGGTTCTCCTCGATGAAAAGGGAAAAGAATTCACAAGCGTAGATTTTGCGGATGAACTACAGAAGAGAATGAATGCGGGAATCAAGACCTTGGTATTTGTTATTGGTGGACCGTATGGTTTTTCAGAAGAAGTCTATAAAAATGCGAAAGGGAAAATATCACTTTCAAAAATGACATTTTCCCATCAAATGATTCGCTTATTTATTATTGAACAACTCTATCGCGGATTTACCATTTTGCGCAATGAGCCTTATCATCATCAGTAA